A window from Erythrobacter sp. YJ-T3-07 encodes these proteins:
- the alaS gene encoding alanine--tRNA ligase, translated as MTSTNDLRRTFLEFFESRDHKRVASAPLVPHNDPTLMFVNAGMVPFKNVFTGLETPPAPRAVSAQKCVRAGGKHNDLDNVGYTARHHTFFEMLGNFSFGDYFKEQAIHNAWTLLTEEFGLDKNRLLATVYHTDDEAFDLWRKIAGLPEDRIIRIATKDNFWAMGDDGPCGPCSEIFWDHGDHIPGGPPGSPEEDGDRFVEIWNLVFMQNEQRGGEIIGDLPNQNIDTGMGLERIAAVLQGVHNNYDTDTFRTLIESTEAQLHADATDQTIASYRVIADHLRATGFLIADGVLPSNEGRGYVLRRIMRRAMRHAHLLGAKTPLMHRLVPTLVGEMGQAYPELGRGQALIEETLEREETRFRETLEKGLRLLDEATGSLGKGDQLDGEVAFKLYDTYGFPYDLTEDALRGQGIAVDREGFDAAMARQREAARAAWKGSGQAADSEVWFTIAEREGATEFTGYSATQGEGQVVAIVKDGVEVTSAAAGEDVVLLTNQTPFYGESGGQSGDSGSITTHDGLRIAVRDTGKPLGRLHTHQGTIEAGEVRVGDEVRLTVDEQRRNRIRANHSATHLLHAALRRRLGDQVTQKGSLVAEDYLRFDFSYPEKIDREGLDRIEQDVNSQIRGNSEVGTRLMTPDDAVAAGAMALFGEKYGDEVRVLSMGRDADAEFSIELCGGTHVERTGDIGLFAIIGESSVSSGVRRIEALTGNAASEYLRTRANALNEISGKLGATPDAAVAQLDALLAQRKTLERELADAKRALALSGGGGDGPQVSDETINGVTFSGQVIEGLDPKELRPLLDAAKQRLGSGIAAICATNDGKAAFAVAVTDDLTDRFSAVELVRAGVAALGGKGGGGRPDMAQGGGPDAANAGAALDAVRGALAEAVNA; from the coding sequence ATGACCAGCACCAACGACCTCCGCCGGACCTTCCTCGAATTCTTCGAATCGCGCGACCACAAGCGTGTCGCCTCGGCGCCACTGGTGCCGCACAACGATCCGACCCTGATGTTCGTCAACGCGGGCATGGTGCCGTTCAAGAACGTCTTCACCGGCCTCGAAACGCCCCCGGCGCCCCGCGCAGTCAGCGCGCAGAAGTGCGTGCGCGCAGGCGGCAAGCACAATGATCTCGACAATGTGGGCTACACCGCGCGGCACCACACCTTCTTCGAGATGCTCGGCAATTTCTCGTTCGGCGACTACTTCAAGGAGCAGGCGATCCATAATGCGTGGACGCTGCTGACCGAGGAGTTCGGGCTCGACAAGAATCGCCTGCTCGCCACAGTCTATCACACCGATGACGAGGCGTTCGATCTATGGCGCAAGATTGCAGGGCTTCCCGAAGACCGCATCATTCGCATCGCGACCAAGGACAATTTCTGGGCGATGGGCGATGATGGCCCATGCGGCCCGTGCTCCGAAATCTTCTGGGATCACGGCGATCACATCCCCGGTGGCCCTCCCGGCTCGCCGGAAGAGGATGGCGACCGCTTCGTCGAGATATGGAACCTCGTGTTCATGCAGAACGAGCAGCGGGGCGGCGAAATCATCGGCGACCTGCCCAACCAGAATATCGACACCGGCATGGGGCTTGAGCGGATCGCCGCTGTTCTCCAGGGTGTCCACAACAACTACGACACCGACACCTTCCGCACGCTCATCGAATCCACCGAAGCCCAGCTTCACGCCGACGCGACGGATCAGACCATCGCCAGCTATCGCGTAATCGCCGATCACCTGCGCGCGACAGGCTTCCTGATCGCGGACGGGGTGCTCCCGTCGAACGAAGGGCGCGGCTACGTGCTGCGGCGGATCATGCGGCGCGCGATGCGCCACGCGCATCTGCTGGGCGCGAAGACGCCGCTGATGCACCGCCTCGTCCCCACGCTGGTCGGCGAAATGGGCCAGGCCTATCCCGAACTCGGCCGTGGCCAGGCGCTGATCGAGGAAACGCTCGAACGCGAAGAGACTCGCTTCCGCGAAACGCTGGAGAAGGGCCTGCGTCTGCTCGACGAGGCGACCGGCTCGCTGGGCAAGGGCGATCAGCTCGACGGCGAGGTCGCGTTCAAGCTCTACGATACCTACGGCTTCCCCTACGACCTGACCGAAGATGCGCTGCGTGGTCAGGGCATCGCGGTTGATCGTGAAGGGTTCGACGCTGCGATGGCGCGCCAGCGCGAGGCAGCACGTGCGGCGTGGAAGGGCAGCGGTCAGGCCGCGGACAGCGAAGTCTGGTTCACCATTGCCGAGCGTGAAGGCGCGACCGAGTTCACCGGCTATTCCGCCACGCAAGGCGAAGGCCAGGTGGTCGCGATCGTGAAGGACGGCGTCGAAGTGACGTCGGCGGCGGCTGGCGAAGATGTCGTGCTGCTGACCAACCAGACGCCCTTCTACGGCGAGAGCGGTGGCCAGAGCGGCGACAGCGGCAGCATAACCACGCACGACGGCCTGCGGATCGCGGTGCGCGACACGGGCAAGCCGCTCGGTCGGCTCCACACGCATCAGGGCACGATCGAAGCTGGTGAAGTGCGCGTGGGCGACGAGGTCCGGCTGACCGTCGACGAGCAGCGCCGCAACCGCATTCGTGCCAATCACTCAGCAACCCATCTGCTTCATGCGGCACTGCGCCGGCGCCTGGGCGATCAGGTCACCCAGAAGGGCTCGCTGGTGGCGGAGGATTACCTGCGCTTCGACTTCTCCTACCCGGAAAAAATCGACCGGGAAGGGCTCGACCGGATCGAGCAGGATGTGAACTCCCAAATCCGTGGCAATTCCGAAGTCGGCACCCGGCTGATGACACCCGACGACGCGGTCGCCGCAGGAGCGATGGCGCTGTTTGGGGAAAAATACGGCGACGAAGTCCGCGTGCTTTCGATGGGGCGCGATGCCGACGCGGAATTCTCGATCGAGCTGTGCGGCGGCACCCATGTGGAACGGACCGGCGATATCGGCCTGTTCGCGATCATCGGCGAATCGTCGGTGTCCTCGGGCGTCCGGCGGATCGAGGCCCTGACCGGTAATGCCGCCAGCGAATATCTGCGCACCCGAGCGAACGCGCTCAATGAGATCAGTGGCAAGCTGGGCGCTACGCCCGATGCGGCCGTCGCGCAGCTCGATGCCCTGCTTGCGCAGCGCAAGACGCTCGAGCGGGAGTTGGCCGACGCCAAGCGTGCACTTGCCCTGTCGGGCGGGGGTGGCGATGGGCCGCAGGTCAGCGACGAGACGATCAATGGTGTGACCTTCAGCGGTCAGGTGATCGAGGGGCTGGATCCCAAGGAACTTCGCCCGCTGCTCGACGCCGCAAAACAGCGCCTTGGCTCTGGGATCGCCGCGATCTGCGCGACCAATGACGGCAAGGCCGCTTTCGCGGTCGCTGTTACCGACGATCTGACCGATCGTTTCAGCGCTGTCGAACTGGTCCGCGCCGGTGTTGCCGCGCTTGGTGGCAAGGGCGGCGGCGGCCGGCCGGATATGGCGCAAGGCGGCGGCCCCGATGCGGCTAACGCCGGGGCCGCGCTTGATGCGGTACGGGGCGCGCTGGCTGAGGCGGTAAACGCCTAG
- a CDS encoding cation:proton antiporter: protein MAGELQPTTALSDALVILGAAGIVIPLFARFRITPVIGFLLIGILVGPYGLGALTPEIEWLTAVTISEPDSLAIFAEFGIILLLFTIGLELSFNRLWQMRKLVFGLGALELTIIGTSIALVLAMMGQYWTGAMALGLALALSSTAIVLPISGTSSPVGKAALSMLLFEDIAIVPIIFMLGALAPYAQADGLTGLWTTLWQGAAVIAVLLILGRYALPVLFAQAARTKSPEVFLAATLVVVIGASLATGITGLSPIVGALIAGLLIAETDFHGEVETIIEPFKGLALGIFLITIGMSIDLKALADNVGIILTAVVLVLSFKALVTGLLLRMMGARRNTATETGILMASPSETTLIVLSAASSAMLIQPGTTQFWQIVTAIGLTVTPLLAFVGRAVARRVDPVPDPARDQSAPAGRVIVVGGGRVGRLIADMLRVHEKPYVAIESDADLALQDKRDGYNVIFGNAARLETLRALRVEDASAIVLTMDAPVLAQQLVARLRRNYPDLLIVARARDASHAALLYQAGASHAVPETLESSLQLSEAVLVDIGVAMGPVIASIHEKRDEMRKQIQTEGALEYAPKLRTSTVSATAPSNVPADLPSD, encoded by the coding sequence GTGGCAGGTGAACTTCAACCGACGACTGCGCTGTCCGACGCGCTGGTGATTTTGGGCGCAGCGGGCATCGTCATCCCGCTGTTCGCCCGTTTCCGGATCACGCCCGTTATCGGCTTCCTGCTGATCGGCATTCTCGTCGGCCCCTACGGGCTCGGCGCGCTGACACCTGAAATCGAATGGCTGACGGCGGTCACGATATCCGAGCCCGATTCCCTCGCGATCTTCGCCGAGTTCGGAATCATCCTGCTGCTGTTCACCATCGGGCTGGAACTGTCGTTCAACCGATTGTGGCAGATGCGAAAGCTGGTCTTCGGGCTCGGCGCGCTCGAGCTGACGATCATCGGCACCTCGATCGCGCTGGTGCTGGCGATGATGGGCCAGTACTGGACCGGAGCGATGGCGCTGGGCCTGGCGCTGGCGCTGTCATCGACCGCGATCGTGCTGCCGATTTCGGGGACGAGTTCCCCGGTCGGCAAGGCCGCGCTCTCGATGCTGCTGTTCGAGGATATCGCGATCGTCCCGATCATCTTCATGCTCGGCGCGCTCGCCCCTTATGCACAGGCCGACGGGCTCACCGGGCTGTGGACCACGCTGTGGCAGGGCGCGGCAGTGATCGCGGTCCTGCTGATCCTGGGCCGCTATGCCCTGCCGGTCCTGTTCGCGCAGGCTGCACGTACGAAGAGCCCGGAGGTGTTCCTCGCGGCCACGCTTGTGGTGGTGATCGGCGCCAGTCTCGCCACCGGGATCACCGGCCTCTCCCCCATCGTGGGCGCGCTGATCGCAGGGCTGCTGATCGCCGAGACCGATTTCCACGGCGAGGTCGAAACGATCATCGAGCCGTTCAAGGGCCTCGCGCTCGGTATCTTCCTGATTACGATCGGGATGAGCATCGATTTGAAGGCGCTCGCCGACAATGTCGGGATCATCCTGACCGCGGTGGTGCTGGTGCTGTCTTTCAAGGCGCTGGTTACCGGGCTGCTGCTGCGCATGATGGGCGCGCGGCGCAACACGGCGACCGAGACTGGCATCCTGATGGCGAGCCCTTCGGAAACCACGCTGATCGTGCTTTCCGCCGCAAGCTCCGCGATGCTGATCCAGCCGGGAACCACGCAGTTCTGGCAGATCGTCACCGCGATTGGTCTCACCGTAACCCCGCTGCTGGCCTTCGTCGGACGAGCGGTTGCCCGCAGGGTAGACCCGGTGCCCGATCCCGCCCGCGACCAGTCCGCCCCGGCGGGCCGGGTGATCGTGGTGGGCGGCGGGCGTGTCGGCCGCCTGATCGCAGACATGCTGCGCGTGCACGAGAAGCCCTATGTCGCAATCGAGTCCGATGCGGACCTGGCGCTGCAGGACAAGCGCGATGGCTACAATGTCATCTTCGGCAATGCCGCTCGGCTGGAAACGCTGCGTGCACTGCGAGTGGAAGATGCCTCCGCAATCGTGCTGACGATGGATGCGCCGGTTCTCGCCCAGCAGCTGGTCGCACGGCTGCGGCGCAACTACCCCGATCTGCTGATCGTCGCGCGTGCCCGCGACGCCAGCCATGCCGCCTTGCTCTATCAGGCGGGCGCGAGCCACGCGGTGCCGGAAACGCTCGAAAGCTCGCTCCAGCTGTCGGAGGCCGTGCTGGTGGATATCGGAGTCGCCATGGGGCCGGTGATCGCCTCGATCCACGAAAAGCGGGACGAGATGCGCAAGCAGATTCAGACTGAAGGCGCGCTCGAATACGCGCCCAAGCTGCGCACCAGCACCGTATCAGCAACTGCGCCTTCGAATGTCCCGGCAGATCTGCCTTCCGACTGA
- a CDS encoding GNAT family N-acetyltransferase has protein sequence MSTTDKTKARLEVRQAKLKDVPDIAELVRRAYVDLPPYKLGEIRGQLNNYREGCFVAKLDGVIVGYCASMRLKANVAMSDHSWDEVTGNGFGSRHDPTGDWLYGYEMCVDPKVRGTRIGRRLYEERRALAERLDLSGIVFGGRMPNLANAMRRKRNRAEGPEDYLEKVVDNKIHDPVLRFQLANGFEPQGILQNYLPEDKRSKAFAVRMVWRNPYVDADAPRKHRMPRDVESVRIATCQLQARAVSGFDEFMRHVEYFVDVASDYESDFILFPELFTLMLLSAEEKELSPIEAIEALSEYTPKIRQKLSELALNYNINIIGGSHPTRMDDGDIHNVAYVCLRDGSIHAQEKIHPTPNEAYWWNIKGGDSIDAIPTDCGPIGVLICYDSEFPELARRLVDEGARIIFVPFCTDSRQGYMRVRYCAQARAIENQCFTVLSGNVGNLPNVANMDIQYAQSCILTPCDFPFARDGIAAEASENVETLTISDVNLADLSWARAEGTVRNLADRRFDLYQIEWDKRVGQISPRIGEAEAEAAGQDAAPRGPHTPGGG, from the coding sequence ATCTCGACCACCGACAAGACCAAGGCCCGCCTGGAAGTACGCCAGGCGAAGCTCAAGGATGTGCCCGATATCGCGGAACTGGTCCGCCGCGCCTATGTGGATCTGCCCCCCTACAAGCTGGGCGAGATCCGCGGGCAGCTGAACAATTACCGCGAGGGCTGCTTCGTCGCCAAGCTCGACGGCGTGATCGTCGGCTACTGCGCATCGATGCGCCTGAAGGCGAATGTCGCGATGTCGGATCACTCGTGGGACGAGGTGACGGGCAACGGGTTCGGCAGCCGCCACGATCCCACCGGCGACTGGCTCTACGGCTACGAAATGTGCGTCGACCCGAAGGTGCGCGGCACCCGGATCGGACGACGCCTGTACGAAGAACGGCGCGCGCTGGCCGAGCGGCTGGATCTGTCGGGCATCGTGTTCGGCGGACGCATGCCCAACCTTGCGAACGCGATGCGGCGCAAGCGCAACCGCGCGGAGGGGCCGGAAGACTATCTCGAGAAGGTCGTCGACAACAAGATCCACGACCCGGTGCTGCGCTTCCAGCTTGCCAACGGGTTCGAACCCCAGGGAATCCTCCAGAACTACTTGCCCGAAGACAAGCGTTCCAAGGCGTTCGCCGTGCGGATGGTCTGGCGCAATCCTTACGTGGATGCCGACGCGCCGCGCAAGCACCGCATGCCGCGCGATGTCGAAAGCGTGCGGATCGCGACCTGCCAGTTGCAGGCGCGCGCGGTCTCCGGCTTCGACGAGTTCATGCGCCACGTGGAATATTTCGTGGACGTGGCATCGGACTACGAGAGCGATTTCATCCTCTTCCCCGAACTGTTCACGCTGATGCTGCTGAGCGCGGAGGAAAAGGAGCTGAGCCCGATCGAGGCGATCGAAGCGCTGAGCGAGTACACGCCCAAAATCCGCCAGAAGCTCTCCGAACTGGCGCTCAACTACAACATCAACATCATCGGCGGATCGCACCCGACACGGATGGACGATGGCGACATCCACAACGTCGCCTATGTCTGTCTGCGCGACGGATCGATCCATGCGCAGGAGAAGATCCACCCCACCCCCAACGAAGCCTATTGGTGGAACATCAAGGGCGGCGATTCGATCGATGCGATCCCGACCGATTGCGGCCCGATCGGGGTGCTGATCTGTTACGACAGCGAATTCCCCGAACTCGCCCGCCGACTGGTCGACGAAGGCGCGCGGATCATCTTCGTGCCCTTCTGCACCGATAGCCGTCAGGGTTACATGCGCGTGCGCTATTGCGCGCAGGCCCGCGCGATCGAGAACCAGTGTTTCACCGTCCTGTCGGGCAATGTCGGCAACCTGCCCAATGTCGCGAACATGGACATCCAGTACGCGCAGAGCTGCATCCTGACGCCGTGCGACTTCCCCTTCGCACGCGACGGGATCGCAGCCGAAGCGAGCGAGAATGTCGAAACGCTGACGATCAGCGACGTCAATCTCGCGGACCTCAGCTGGGCGCGCGCCGAAGGCACGGTGCGCAATCTCGCGGATCGCCGCTTCGATCTCTACCAGATCGAGTGGGACAAGCGCGTGGGCCAGATCTCCCCCCGGATCGGCGAGGCAGAGGCCGAAGCCGCCGGACAGGACGCCGCACCCAGGGGCCCTCACACCCCGGGCGGTGGGTAA
- a CDS encoding FAD-dependent oxidoreductase: protein MPHDPELPVIVVGGGPAGIFTGMLLARAGVKVTVLEKHEDFFRDFRGDTVHPSTLDLFHQLGWLDELLQIEHSKVEQIGLRIAGEQRQIADFRHLPVPAPYIAMMPQWDLLDFLAGKARQYPGFELRMGTEAVAAHTDSSGRVSAVETKAGEVLPARLVIAADGRRSIMREEAALPLKRIGAPMDVLWFRLDRPEGLGPESFGSLAAGKFLVLINRRTYLQCAFLIPKGTADKIRGQGIDAFRNRLQGLVPELDGAIAAFSDMDEVKLLSVALDRLTRWNRDGLLAIGDAAHAMSPIGGVGINVAVQDAVVAANVLAAPLARGDDPDPLLPRVQQLRARSVHYTQMMQKLAQDRIIRPILQRDQPIDRAPIPVRLLDRIGPLQRLPARLIGLGIDRPHIESPDAYE from the coding sequence GTGCCACATGATCCCGAATTGCCGGTAATCGTCGTTGGCGGAGGCCCCGCGGGAATATTTACCGGAATGTTGCTTGCCCGCGCGGGCGTGAAGGTGACCGTGCTGGAGAAGCATGAGGACTTCTTCCGCGATTTTCGGGGCGACACCGTGCATCCCTCGACGCTCGACCTGTTCCACCAGCTCGGATGGCTCGACGAGCTGCTTCAGATCGAGCACAGCAAGGTGGAGCAGATCGGGCTGAGGATCGCAGGCGAGCAGCGCCAAATTGCGGATTTCCGGCACCTGCCCGTGCCAGCGCCCTACATCGCGATGATGCCGCAATGGGACCTGCTCGATTTTCTGGCCGGCAAAGCGCGCCAATACCCCGGATTCGAACTGCGTATGGGGACAGAGGCGGTTGCCGCCCATACCGATAGCAGCGGGCGGGTATCGGCGGTCGAAACAAAGGCCGGGGAGGTGCTGCCGGCGCGGTTGGTGATCGCCGCGGATGGCCGCCGCTCGATCATGCGCGAAGAGGCGGCGCTGCCGCTCAAGCGAATCGGCGCGCCGATGGATGTCCTGTGGTTCCGGCTCGATCGCCCCGAAGGGCTCGGCCCGGAGAGCTTCGGTTCGTTGGCTGCGGGCAAGTTTCTCGTCCTGATCAACCGGCGCACTTACCTTCAGTGCGCGTTCCTGATCCCCAAAGGCACGGCGGACAAGATTCGCGGACAGGGAATCGATGCGTTTCGCAATCGCCTGCAAGGTCTGGTGCCCGAGCTCGATGGGGCGATCGCCGCTTTCTCCGATATGGATGAGGTGAAGCTTCTGAGCGTGGCGCTCGACCGTCTGACACGGTGGAACCGTGACGGGCTGCTGGCGATCGGCGACGCCGCCCACGCGATGAGCCCGATTGGCGGGGTGGGTATCAATGTCGCGGTGCAGGATGCAGTGGTCGCCGCGAATGTGCTGGCGGCACCGCTTGCACGCGGAGACGATCCCGATCCGCTATTGCCGCGCGTGCAGCAGCTGCGCGCCCGGTCGGTCCATTACACGCAGATGATGCAGAAGCTCGCGCAGGATCGGATCATCAGGCCGATCCTCCAGCGCGATCAGCCGATCGACCGGGCGCCGATCCCGGTGCGGCTGCTCGACCGCATCGGTCCGCTGCAACGCCTGCCCGCCAGGCTCATCGGGCTTGGCATCGACCGCCCGCATATAGAAAGCCCCGACGCCTACGAGTGA